Sequence from the Notamacropus eugenii isolate mMacEug1 chromosome 6, mMacEug1.pri_v2, whole genome shotgun sequence genome:
aagcatattctACTAGTAGGACATAGTTtataacttaaaaattttttttcaaagagcagCAGAACCCCTCCAGAAAACTACTGCCTCACAATCACTCCTACGTCATATTACTCTGAAAACCAAGTAAAAATGTTAATCATAAAACATGTTAAAAGTAAGGCTGTCAGGGTGTCTACAAAATGCCAGTCCCCAAAATTATGGAAAAACAGCAAGTCTAAAAAGGTGCTTCTTTAGTTTAGAAAAATAAGATAGCAGGACTTGAAAAGTACTGTAGGTGGTCCTAACCACTTGTAATATGAAACTGCTAAGTGGTACAATGTTCTATGGATTGTATTAGAAATTCCAGAAAGGGAAGTAAACACAGAACCCATGACCATAGCTCATCCTAGGAAGTATCATTGAAAATAATATTGTGTTTGATTTATGATCAAAAATCTttacagaaaaacaatttatattttgaaaacatttcttcTTTAGAGAGTAAAAATTCcttatactcttttttttttttttactattgttATGAGAAAGTCTTGCTATGAAAACTCTTTCCTGTCCAAGATCACCATCCTGAAAATGAATGGCAAATCAGCCTCTTTTAGCTGAACCTAATGTGAGCTGAGTGATTTTTCAAAGCATGATATAACTTACAGCCAACCATTGCAAAAGTGAACTGCCCTTCAATTCCCACAAAATAAGCCaagtgacaaaaagaaaaaaaaaaagcaattagccccgtcccttccctccctcttttccttcctgatAGTTAGGTAGAGCAAATGAGACTGGGTCCATAAAATTATTGACtgtaataatttttctttttttttaaaaaaaggttaagttaATGTCTGAGGAAGTGGGATTGTAAGTGCAGTATTTCTTCATGTGCAGTTCTTTACTTCATAAGGGTCCCCTTTGGATAGAAAAAGGCCTAGTGGAATGTGTGCTCCCCTCGGACAATGTGTGATGAGAACTCATAACGGTCCTGGCTTCGGTAGCCACAGATATTGCATTCTAATGGGTCCCGATAGCCATGACAACCCATGTGAATTGTGTACATGACATGGTCTAGGAATAGGACTCTGCAGTGCTCACACTTGAAGGCTCTAATTTGTTCTCCCTCTCCATTGAAGACCTTGTAGATATCCTTCAGAGAGCCCTTAGAAGCCTTTGGGACATCCAAAGTCTTGACATCCTCCTTCATGTAAGTTGGGCTTTGCTTCCTCTTGGGATTTAAGGCAGGGTTTCCTTGGTAGGACTGGCGATCATCATGGCTGCTTTCTGAGTCAGTAGAATCCAGGCAGCTATGGCTGGGAGAGGCCTCTCTTTCCTGGGGTCGACTCTTTGGTCTGATTAGAGAAATGGGGCCATCCATGGTGTTCTCATGACTATCAGAGGTTTCCCTGCTAACGGGCCTTTCTATCCTATTAGGATGATAGACCTGAGTATAAGCTGAGCTGATGACTGGGGCGACCTCCGCGATTGTGTTTGGTGTGTGCTGCATCAGAGGGTGAAGTGCTTCAGCTCCAAGGTAGGTGATTGCGTTGTTGATGGCTTGGTCCATCATATGAGACTGCATCAGCTCAGCCTCTTTCTCATATGTTAAGTTCATATCAAAGTGAATATCTGGGTAGCCAAATCTCATGAGCTTCTCTCCTAAACGATGacgacaacaacaaaaacaaaaaaacaataaaatttgtaaaagaaaaaaaattcttcaaaattaTTGAAAGGAGAAATTCAATACAACTCTccaatttcataaaatatttcatcttccattctttcttcaaTTAATTCTGCTAAAATGAACAGCTAATATATTACATGGGATTAACTCAAAAGCCTAATTAGTGACAAAATTTCAATAATCATTTGTGTTTAGAGGAATGGCCTTTTTAAGGATGTATTTTGCACTGATGTTGATAGCAATaaccaaaagaacaaaagtcCTAGCATTACctcattattttcagttttcaatgtctgttatttaatatttaaaaaaatcaggttGTCATTAGTAAAACTATAGATTCATTATACATGAGGAAAAATTCAAACAAACATGTGCAAATAAAAGTAATCACAGAGAAAAAACAAGAcctcaataaaataattaaataaaattaatcttcacaaattaaaaggaagaaagaaaaggttaaTAATGGGGGAAACAATCACCATCATCACAACAGAGTCTTCCTTGTGCAGAACCTAGAACTGGATTAAACCAATTACAAATGACCAGATGCCTGAAGTTCCCATAGACACATTCTCACTTTTTGCATCTTTCCAGAGTAGAAGGAATGATAATATCACATCATTGATAGCTAGATGTACATTTTAATAGCAATTTATTTAATACTATTTCAATAAATTGTTTAGTAaagttataatattttaaatatttaataacacttttattttttattattttatcagtaATCACAGGATCCTGGTTAATTAGTGTTCCGAGGATTCTCACatggggtagggaacctgtggccgtgaggccacatgtggccctctaggtccttaagtgtagcTCTTCGACTGAATACAaatgtcacagaacaaatccccttaataagagaatttgttctgtaagacttgaactcagtcaataggctgcacccaaggacctagaaggccacatgaaGCCTTGGGGCCATAGATTCCTCACCACTGACTTAGGTAATATGGATTAGCTCTGAAAGTCTTTTCAAGGAAAAGGACATGTCACTGCAcacaatttcattattttctgccCCCATGGTATGTTCTGAGTCTACAACTTGACCAAGGAGCTTATGGTGCTTTGTATATAGCAGGGAGCTGCTAGGTAGTGCagatggaaagagcactgtacctgctgtcaggaagacctgagttcaaatttggtttcagaaacttattgtgtgaccctggaaaagttaaCTCtgtgcagtttcctcatctgcagcaTATGGGGCTCAGACTCTTTTGAGCGTATATTGtaagagcttaacaaatgctgattgaatgaatgaagaaacagataTGCAGAAATGCTTTACATTTCGTAAGAGTTTAACAAATGCTaattgaatgaagaaatagatatGTAGAAATGAACTGAAGGGTAACTCAATGTCCAGAGAAAAACACCAGAGAGGGCAACACACATACCAAATAAACAGGGAAAATTACTCAGGTAAGGAGGCTCTCCAGACAAGGACATCTCACCTGGTTCTACTGCTTCCTCTCTTGTCAACCCACTTAGCAATATGGTTATGATATTAGGGAATATCCACACAGAGAATCTATTACTATACAGTGTGTAAGAAAGGATGAGACCCTTGGACGGGCTCTGGCTGCTGCTTTCTGCTCTCAGAGATGAACATCCCAGGATCCATTCCTACCCTCCCTGGATATGATAACAACATCTGTGAGGAAAGAGGAATTCTTGGTCGCACTCGTGGCATGACTGTATTAGGACAGCTATTCCTATGGAAAGGATGTATTTAAATCAAGGACTCCCTATTGAACTCTAATAATGTCTTTatcaaaaatatacaaaaattgaaaTCTTCTATTAAATGAGAATAAAAGTATATGGCTATTTACAATTTAACTGCCAACTCTCAAAAGGGCATACTGACATCTCTGTATtgatttaaaagcattattattTCCTATGCTTTGCTATATTTATTCAGAACTGTAAATGTGATATAAtactttaactttgttttttatatttgaaaaatctttgtagtttacatatatattaatatacatcTGCATACATACAGCTTGATATAAACATCTATGTCAGTATATAGATGGTGACACACACAGGTTTGTATAACTGTATACATGGATtggaaatgctttataaaatgaaaaagaacaccTATGTTTAACTCAAAGGataatttctctctctcaatGATCACTACCTCTGGAcaattcatttcatcttttaaaaaatcaggcaACAAACAAATTGTAGTCTATAACCTAGGCTCCTCAGAGGTTTTGTGACCACAAAAAGCAGAGTCACTGGATAGATAATGCAGGCATATTTACAATTTTTCTATTACATCTGACCTTCTAAATGTAAGTATACTGATTTGGAAAGATGTCATACTTGCAGGAATTTTAGTATAGAGGACTGAATACTGGAAAACAGTATACAAGAAGGATTATATAAATTAACCCTTACTTTTACTGCTAGGGAAAGCATTGTAGTGTGGGgattaaaagtaaagaaaattaaagaaaaatacccAATTACAGCATGACTTCCAACTAGTGCTATCTCAGTGCCAAAGGCTTGCAAGAATCTAAGGTAAGAGCCATAAGATTTATTCATTTTAGATACATATCTATAGTTACAGTTAAGAAGTCAGGGAACGAAGAAGATACATTTACTATGGCTAAGGAATATTATTTGAGGAAAAAACTaatataaaaaagtattttaaaagttctgAAGAAATGCAATGATCTTTATTTGTGAAGTATACGGTAACAAATGAAGAACCCGTTTCTTTTACTGTTTCCTTAGGAAAGTGATCACATTTGATTGGTACTATGTTCTAAGACTCTGAAAACACTGAAATGTTCTCATGAAGAGTGGTTATCAAcaaattaaaaagcagaaaagaaagtaaaatattgAGTAGCTGCTGGTGAACATACATAGCTGTCCATGTTGTTACAACCTGGAACTTTCTtcactcctccttcccttttccctctgacttaaaggggaaggaagaaatatgTGAGTGGAAGAGTgtgactatttcctttttttcttttttactttaaaaattttttttctttaaaataaaataaaataaaaaccacacCTCAAAAAAGCAGAGTCCGTATGTTAAGAGTCAAGACAGCAAGGGAGAAATTGAAGCTAGATTCTGTtctgggaaggagaaaaacaaaacaaaactggaaggCACAGGTAATtgctggggaaagggaagaagaccaATGAGTCTGAAGAGCAGGAGAGAGGAACTGACAGGCCTGGAATAAGCAACTTCCATGGAGGCTACAAAAGGAACAAGCCACAGATTCCCACAAATCCTATTCCCAAAGCCaggattttccatttctttccattccctCCTACTATTCCTTCCTGCCTTGATACAAGCCACTTGAATCTTGGAACTCGGGAAAATACATAATCTAGTACCTGGAAGATAAGAAAGACTATCCACTTTAGTCAAAATAGGTGGGCTACCAGAAGTCTTCTGCGCTTGGCTTTTCATGTCCAACTAAGCTTAGTACCTTTACATAGGAAGTCTCCAATGCCTGGAATACAGTATTTCCTGTACCCTGGAATCCCAAATTTGCTTCAAAATGCAATTCACAAGGCATTTCTTTCCTGatttagttctctctctctctctttctccttctctctctccctcttcccctcctcctttccccccgcCCCTCTTATAACTACATTGTGCTTACTTACCTACATCTGATAGGTTCTATAACCAAAGTAAAATGTAAGCTACACAAGGTCAGGGGTTGCTCTGTTTCTTTGTAGCCATGGCATCTaatacagtgccttgcacataatagaggCCTAAAACGGCTTAATCAAACTGAAATAAGAGGGAAAATCATGGATTCTGTTTGTAGGGAGGCAAGGGTAAGAAAAAGATGGTCCCAACGGTGCCTTTCACATAATCAGAGCTTGAAAACTGATAGATGAATAAACGAATGCAAATGTAGCCATGGCATTTCAAATTCGAATTCTGAATAATACTTCGAGTACTAGATTATtgctaggatcaaatgaaataagggttgtaaaatattttgtcacAGTAcaagctacataaatgttagctattactaatGCAGAAAAATGGTTATATGGTGACTAAGTTACAGAATCCTGCTTGTGCAGTGCTACTTTTGACATATATTTTTAAGTCAAAAAGGCTTTAGGAAGATAGGCATGGGTACTAACCACCATTTATATTACTTCCAGGGAAAAAATGTGTTTTAAGCACCCAGCAGCAGACTCAGAAATTAGTTTTTGGAGCAAGACCATTTTATACATTTAGGACTACAAAGGTGAACAATGAAAACCAAACAAGTGTGATGTTGAGACAGAGATCCAACTATATATAGGTAATATAAGAAAGAGATGGTACTTAAGGGATGTTATCCAAAGAATTAGGCTAAAGCAATCTTGGTTTCTGCCATAGCAGGGATGACTTTATCATTTTCAAGGAAGTTCATAACCTCTCCTACATGAACTCCTACATGTTCTTGAAATATCAGCATCTGATTCATGACCTCAATAGAACTTCCatgatctctctccctcctaggaatattttgtGTTCAATCAGTTATTGGCTACCCCATGACATCTCTTGTGTAACTGCAttgtagtattttttaaatttttcacagGTGCACATCTCCCAAACTGAAGTCTAAgatttttgagggcaggaatgtAATAGTGTACTTTTCTATACCCAGGTAATATCCAAATAGTATTATAAATATACTAGAGCATTAAATATCTGTTAAATGAATTTTATGAATGAAGTGTAATGGATTCTGGTGGAATTTTTCTACCATATAAGACAACTCAAGTTCAAAGCAGACCTTCTAGTATACCTTTTCTTTACATATCTCTATGTTCATATCCAGATAATATTCTATATTAAATGGGGGTAAATATGAAATCTTGCCTTAGAATTGGAGAAATTTGAGTCAGAAATCTAATAATTTCATTATATATTCAGGATATACCACACATAGATGTCATGTCAAGCCTAGATATTTACTTATAACTATAGATATAGACACTGAATCAGTAAAAATATAGATCTTGTAGTACTTTCACAGCCTTTTTATAGTGATCTTAATCAACATCTCCCCTTACCCTCCTCACATTCCCCTTTGGATTTTTTAATAATGTAATAAACTGGATATTTTACTATGTAAAAAGGAAAGACTCTGCAAATTtaggaaaaaagtgaaggaattTGGCTTTCCCAAGTAGGAGTTACCCATAAAAAATGCTTTTGTCTCCTACTGCTTCAGAGACCATGTTAaaatatcttttacttttctctaAAGAGTTCAAAATGTAAAATTGGAGTTTAAATAGTTAAATAGTTAAAACTTTTAGAAAGTGTAAAATTCTTTAAAGAATTCCATTGAATTTAGATTGAACTGATCAGGGCAGGAAAGAAAGTATAGGTTCagaccatttttctccttcctgtgCACTAATATAAGCAGTGAAAAGGGGCTGTGATAGGAACTGGGGGTATGCCTCATCATTAGATTCACCATTAATATATATGTGAGTCAAAAGATTTTCTGATAATCAGGTGTGTATAAAAGGCAtttaattataaaacaatttgttcctatggatgacatgtatatgtatgatatatcTTGGATATATGGTAATGCATTAGCTTTCAGACCAGATCCTATATTTGTTCTccatttaatataaaatattacaaaacaaGATCTTTATAAAGCATAATGGTTGAAACCAAGATTTCAAAGAACATGCAATTCCCTTGTACAGGTTCAAAAAATATTTGGTTTCTTCCTTTAAGTTTTTTATATATACTACTTAGAATTTTATTATTCTAGGTCACTACTCAAATGTCCTTTTATTTGAGAGAAATCTATTATTTTAGTCCTACTTTTGGTTATTTCATACCACTCCCATACCTCATTTTGTCAAGAGGTAATTTCTTTAACAGATTTGAATCTacttaaaattgaaaaattaatagCTTATACTTGCACATTGCGATTAATTTATTTCTAAAAGTTACTAtcataaaaagtatttgttaagcttACCCACAAACTTCTGTGGGGTGGAGCTTTTACGTTTTCCCATATTCCCTGTCAGCTTCTCTATGACAGCAGGTCTCTCAAAAGGCACCAGAGAAATATTGTTGTCCATCACAGGCTCTTGTTCCTTACAATCTTCCATAGGAGGTACTACGTAAAACCAAAAATTTACATCAGATAAATCTTTCTatagatgaaaaagagaagaaagagaactgtgaaaaaatgcccagaaagaaGTCATTAATGAAAGAGGCTCCCAGACAAGTGGCAAGAAGTCAAAAAATGTTCATTAAGGTATACAccaatacatatatgcatttgatTTCCAATGTTTCAATGTACACAGAAGGCAATTTTATTTAGCAATCTACTTGGATCAATGATCCAAGTTGTTACCCCTATTGGTAGCAAATACATTCATCCTGTTTCTCATCTTATTCctctgaaaatgttttttaaaacacTGATCAAATTTAATACTCCTTTATTGATTAAAATGAATACTATTTTAAGACACTGAACTTAACCAAATTTTgtggtttaatttttaaaaaaaaacagtttataTAGACTGATTAAACTTTGCAGTGATACACAACAGCATCACAAAACGTGTAATTTTACCTTCCAGGTGTTTCCTAATGGAAGGAGAAGTTAACTATTCCAGCGCGTGAGCCTGTTGGGACTTTGCCCTGCTGTCAGTGATTTGAATGCCTTTAGGAAATCAGTCTTCATGAAAAAGCTCCAATTCTACATGTTGCTATGCTTAATAAACCACAGCTGCTTTATCATggtgacacattaaaaaaaagctcTTCAATGGTCTAAAATGATATGTTTCAAAATGGACCATGGATTTACTGAACTACTACTCTACTTCTTGTAAGCCAAAATTCCCTACTGATTCTCCTTCACCTCATTTCTTCTGGAGCTAACACTATTTGTCCATAACCACTGTGGTCTAGTACCCAGATTTCAAGAGTGCAGATGTTTGTTGGCACAACATCATGAAAACAAAGAATGTATAAAAGAACTGCTTTTAACTGTCAGCACTATCAGAGAACCTTAACTGAAGGAGAAGATGAAGGTCTGGAGTAGTTCAGATCAACTTCTCACAGCTCATGATCACAATAAAGAGTCTAAAAATCTAATGCCCTCCACCCCCTACACCAGGctttccacttccacttctgccAGACCTATTTGGAAAACCATGCGCGTTGTGCCTCAGGATTCAGCCTGCACTGTAAAATGATTTACTCCACTGCTTTCATTTGTACAGGATGCTCCCACTGAGAAACACAATGGCTTCTCACTTGCAAGGGAATCCAGCTGGCAACAGCAGAAATGGAGTGGGAAAGCAAGAGACGAAAGTTGAGAAAATTCACTGCACAATGCAGGTGACCTATTTAATAGCTAATGCAGATTGCTAAACTTGCCAAAATCAAAAGTGAAGTTGGGGAAAGACTTTTAAATGTGGGTCAGGTTCAAGGGAATCCAGTCATTTTATCTAAGTCTGACTAACCTAGCATGCACCCTGATTAGATGGGTTAAAGAACATTTGTTGCTACTATGCACTTTACAGAAGGCTATGAAAGACAAGGGAATTTGCAAAGTAGACATTAagctgacaaaaagaaaaaagaaaaaagtagtgatgaaattagaaacaaaacaacGCTTAGGAGGCAACTTCCTAAATGCAGTACAGTTTATGAACCAATTTTTCCTATAAACTTCTGTTTCTAATGAAGTcctgagacagaagaaaaaagcaacacaagttctttatttttctcaaaagtatttttctcaaatctttctgattttTGAGACCTGTCCCAACTTGATTAAATTAATTCGTTATGaatgaataattataaaaatggacagttttgCTACAAATCTTGCCTTGAGTTTTTTATATCTATACAAGTCTAATACTCAAAAtgaaaatgggggtggggtggggggacagGACTGCACACGCCATATTCATTCACTAAGTTTAAATTCAGTTTAGTTCCAATGAAACTGATATGAACTGAACACAGGCTGCAGCACAGCTCAATTTTCACTCAaaaccctgctcatcatttttaattctaattctgtttctACCATATCAACAAACTCACCATTATGTACATCATTAAGAAAGAGCAGTATAAATTCTTTGACTTAGCTGAtaaggtttgttttttctttttcagagaactCACAATGTCTCATCAGAATGTTCAAGGATACACATTTCATGATATACAAATTCACATCTAAAGCCACCTCAAGAATTCTGCTATTCCTATAAAGAAACTTGCTTGTTACCTATTTTTCCGACACACGGAATAACTAGGCAAGGGTTTTAATTTCACTTCTGAGGAGAATGGATGAGAAAATAATACCTCCATCCATATTATTTTGGTTTTGGGTAAGGGTGGTATGGTAAAGACACAGGTCTGGAccaatgatttcatcagtgtggaaaaTTCCCATTGTAGAAACTTTTCCCACAATGCAGCTTGACAACTCTGTAATTTACTACCTGTGGTAGAGTCTGAGTGACTTACACATGGTCACATACCTCGCATGGAGGAGAGGTGAGGTTTGACTCTTAGGCTGGGACTTTCTCTGTTATGCCATACTTCCTCTTTCCTGTTATTACTATGAGAACATTGAGAATACATGAAAAGAAAGGCTGATGTCATGACCTTCTTTCATTATATACTGGGCAAAGTTTGCCCTAAGCAATTAAATACAAACTTCAAACACAGAAATGTTtaccctgaatttttttttttaaaatatcacattaGAAATAAGTATGAATCACTAATccatctttatctatctatctatctatctatctatctatctacctcttaATTTTATCTGAAGGGTTTAACTAGAAATCTAGATGCTTGATTTCTTACTGTCAAGAGTTTTTAGCCTAACTAATCCTCATTAGTCTCAATTACTCTGTataatttgacattttttttaaagaccaaggCAGTTTAGTGTAGTAGATACAGTATAGTGATATACTTAGAATTAGcataacctgagttcaaatcctgccttagatgcttactatgtGAGCCTGAGGTCCATACATGGGAGATAGTGACAACATGTGTTACACTTGGGTTGTTGTTAACAGTTAAATTAGGTATTTAGATAGGGCTTTTCTCTTCCTGCTGTTGGTGTTGAACCATTTCATCTTCCTAGGTATTTTTTCCTCCATGGGTTTGAGGATGCtgcttttacttctttcttttgcaGGATCATCATCCATATTACACCCCTACATGTGGGTATATCCCAAGTTCTACAGTggacccttttctcttctgtcctTACACTCTCTCTTGGCGATATCAGTAGTTTCGATAGACTTAATAATTATGTCTATGGAGAAGTCAcagatctatatattcagccCAAATTTCTTCCTAATCTCACATCACCAACTACCTCCAgcacatttcaaactggatagcCTGCTGACATAACAAACTCAACGGGTAGACAACAGAACCCATTATGGGCACCCCTCTCCGACTGAAAAACATGGTGTCCTCACTGACTCATCATTCGCCCTCATCCC
This genomic interval carries:
- the IKZF2 gene encoding zinc finger protein Helios isoform X2, whose amino-acid sequence is MHCTLTMETEAIDGYITCDNELSPEREHSNMAIDLTSSTPNGQHTSPSHMTSTNSVKLEMQSDEESDRKPLSREGDIRGHDEGSSLEEPIIESNDVADNRKVQELQGEGGIRLPNGKLKCDVCGMVCIGPNVLMVHKRSHTGERPFHCNQCGASFTQKGNLLRHIKLHSGEKPFKCPFCSYACRRRDALTGHLRTHSVGKPHKCNYCGRSYKQRSSLEEHKERCHNYLQNVSMEASGQVMSHHVPPMEDCKEQEPVMDNNISLVPFERPAVIEKLTGNMGKRKSSTPQKFVGEKLMRFGYPDIHFDMNLTYEKEAELMQSHMMDQAINNAITYLGAEALHPLMQHTPNTIAEVAPVISSAYTQVYHPNRIERPVSRETSDSHENTMDGPISLIRPKSRPQEREASPSHSCLDSTDSESSHDDRQSYQGNPALNPKRKQSPTYMKEDVKTLDVPKASKGSLKDIYKVFNGEGEQIRAFKCEHCRVLFLDHVMYTIHMGCHGYRDPLECNICGYRSQDRYEFSSHIVRGEHTFH
- the IKZF2 gene encoding zinc finger protein Helios isoform X1, whose protein sequence is MHCTLTMETEAIDGYITSGDNELSPEREHSNMAIDLTSSTPNGQHTSPSHMTSTNSVKLEMQSDEESDRKPLSREGDIRGHDEGSSLEEPIIESNDVADNRKVQELQGEGGIRLPNGKLKCDVCGMVCIGPNVLMVHKRSHTGERPFHCNQCGASFTQKGNLLRHIKLHSGEKPFKCPFCSYACRRRDALTGHLRTHSVGKPHKCNYCGRSYKQRSSLEEHKERCHNYLQNVSMEASGQVMSHHVPPMEDCKEQEPVMDNNISLVPFERPAVIEKLTGNMGKRKSSTPQKFVGEKLMRFGYPDIHFDMNLTYEKEAELMQSHMMDQAINNAITYLGAEALHPLMQHTPNTIAEVAPVISSAYTQVYHPNRIERPVSRETSDSHENTMDGPISLIRPKSRPQEREASPSHSCLDSTDSESSHDDRQSYQGNPALNPKRKQSPTYMKEDVKTLDVPKASKGSLKDIYKVFNGEGEQIRAFKCEHCRVLFLDHVMYTIHMGCHGYRDPLECNICGYRSQDRYEFSSHIVRGEHTFH
- the IKZF2 gene encoding zinc finger protein Helios isoform X7, whose product is METEAIDGYITCDNELSPEREHSNMAIDLTSSTPNGQHTSPSHMTSTNSVKLEMQSDEESDRKPLSREGDIRGHDEGSSLEEPIIESNDVADNRKVQELQGEGGIRLPNGERPFHCNQCGASFTQKGNLLRHIKLHSGEKPFKCPFCSYACRRRDALTGHLRTHSVGKPHKCNYCGRSYKQRSSLEEHKERCHNYLQNVSMEASGQVMSHHVPPMEDCKEQEPVMDNNISLVPFERPAVIEKLTGNMGKRKSSTPQKFVGEKLMRFGYPDIHFDMNLTYEKEAELMQSHMMDQAINNAITYLGAEALHPLMQHTPNTIAEVAPVISSAYTQVYHPNRIERPVSRETSDSHENTMDGPISLIRPKSRPQEREASPSHSCLDSTDSESSHDDRQSYQGNPALNPKRKQSPTYMKEDVKTLDVPKASKGSLKDIYKVFNGEGEQIRAFKCEHCRVLFLDHVMYTIHMGCHGYRDPLECNICGYRSQDRYEFSSHIVRGEHTFH
- the IKZF2 gene encoding zinc finger protein Helios isoform X3 — encoded protein: METEAIDGYITSGDNELSPEREHSNMAIDLTSSTPNGQHTSPSHMTSTNSVKLEMQSDEESDRKPLSREGDIRGHDEGSSLEEPIIESNDVADNRKVQELQGEGGIRLPNGKLKCDVCGMVCIGPNVLMVHKRSHTGERPFHCNQCGASFTQKGNLLRHIKLHSGEKPFKCPFCSYACRRRDALTGHLRTHSVGKPHKCNYCGRSYKQRSSLEEHKERCHNYLQNVSMEASGQVMSHHVPPMEDCKEQEPVMDNNISLVPFERPAVIEKLTGNMGKRKSSTPQKFVGEKLMRFGYPDIHFDMNLTYEKEAELMQSHMMDQAINNAITYLGAEALHPLMQHTPNTIAEVAPVISSAYTQVYHPNRIERPVSRETSDSHENTMDGPISLIRPKSRPQEREASPSHSCLDSTDSESSHDDRQSYQGNPALNPKRKQSPTYMKEDVKTLDVPKASKGSLKDIYKVFNGEGEQIRAFKCEHCRVLFLDHVMYTIHMGCHGYRDPLECNICGYRSQDRYEFSSHIVRGEHTFH
- the IKZF2 gene encoding zinc finger protein Helios isoform X6; this encodes MHCTLTMETEAIDGYITCDNELSPEREHSNMAIDLTSSTPNGQHTSPSHMTSTNSVKLEMQSDEESDRKPLSREGDIRGHDEGSSLEEPIIESNDVADNRKVQELQGEGGIRLPNGERPFHCNQCGASFTQKGNLLRHIKLHSGEKPFKCPFCSYACRRRDALTGHLRTHSVGKPHKCNYCGRSYKQRSSLEEHKERCHNYLQNVSMEASGQVMSHHVPPMEDCKEQEPVMDNNISLVPFERPAVIEKLTGNMGKRKSSTPQKFVGEKLMRFGYPDIHFDMNLTYEKEAELMQSHMMDQAINNAITYLGAEALHPLMQHTPNTIAEVAPVISSAYTQVYHPNRIERPVSRETSDSHENTMDGPISLIRPKSRPQEREASPSHSCLDSTDSESSHDDRQSYQGNPALNPKRKQSPTYMKEDVKTLDVPKASKGSLKDIYKVFNGEGEQIRAFKCEHCRVLFLDHVMYTIHMGCHGYRDPLECNICGYRSQDRYEFSSHIVRGEHTFH
- the IKZF2 gene encoding zinc finger protein Helios isoform X5, whose translation is MHCTLTMETEAIDGYITSGDNELSPEREHSNMAIDLTSSTPNGQHTSPSHMTSTNSVKLEMQSDEESDRKPLSREGDIRGHDEGSSLEEPIIESNDVADNRKVQELQGEGGIRLPNGERPFHCNQCGASFTQKGNLLRHIKLHSGEKPFKCPFCSYACRRRDALTGHLRTHSVGKPHKCNYCGRSYKQRSSLEEHKERCHNYLQNVSMEASGQVMSHHVPPMEDCKEQEPVMDNNISLVPFERPAVIEKLTGNMGKRKSSTPQKFVGEKLMRFGYPDIHFDMNLTYEKEAELMQSHMMDQAINNAITYLGAEALHPLMQHTPNTIAEVAPVISSAYTQVYHPNRIERPVSRETSDSHENTMDGPISLIRPKSRPQEREASPSHSCLDSTDSESSHDDRQSYQGNPALNPKRKQSPTYMKEDVKTLDVPKASKGSLKDIYKVFNGEGEQIRAFKCEHCRVLFLDHVMYTIHMGCHGYRDPLECNICGYRSQDRYEFSSHIVRGEHTFH
- the IKZF2 gene encoding zinc finger protein Helios isoform X4, which produces METEAIDGYITCDNELSPEREHSNMAIDLTSSTPNGQHTSPSHMTSTNSVKLEMQSDEESDRKPLSREGDIRGHDEGSSLEEPIIESNDVADNRKVQELQGEGGIRLPNGKLKCDVCGMVCIGPNVLMVHKRSHTGERPFHCNQCGASFTQKGNLLRHIKLHSGEKPFKCPFCSYACRRRDALTGHLRTHSVGKPHKCNYCGRSYKQRSSLEEHKERCHNYLQNVSMEASGQVMSHHVPPMEDCKEQEPVMDNNISLVPFERPAVIEKLTGNMGKRKSSTPQKFVGEKLMRFGYPDIHFDMNLTYEKEAELMQSHMMDQAINNAITYLGAEALHPLMQHTPNTIAEVAPVISSAYTQVYHPNRIERPVSRETSDSHENTMDGPISLIRPKSRPQEREASPSHSCLDSTDSESSHDDRQSYQGNPALNPKRKQSPTYMKEDVKTLDVPKASKGSLKDIYKVFNGEGEQIRAFKCEHCRVLFLDHVMYTIHMGCHGYRDPLECNICGYRSQDRYEFSSHIVRGEHTFH